The window AAATATCTTCCCTTCATACCAGCGAAATAGCTCATCAGGTCTCGAAAGACCATTTTCCATGGCCTGAGACAGAGTTGTTATGGCATCAAATGCTTCAACACCAAAGAAACCGGGTATTTCCTGATGTAGTGCTTCAAAGTCAGCTATGAAGCTGTGATCTAAATTGTAGGATGGATAAGTATAGACAAGACCATTTGTAAACTCTGGTTCATTTAAGAGCTCTGATCTCTCTATAGGACGTGTCCCCACGAGCTGTGAGTTAATCCCGGACAGACGGGCCTTCTTTGCAATTTCAGCTGCCTCACCGGCACTGATAAGGACTAAAGCATCCGGACTGCTGTTATATATATCCTTAAGTTTTGTTCTGATGTCTAATTGTTGAGGATCGTACACATGGTCAGCAACTATTCGGTCTGGGAATCTGTTTTTAAGCATTTCAATCCAGCTTTTTCCCAGATTATTGTCCATTCCCATAACAGCGATACGTTCAAAAGATTCAAGGTACTCATTTAGTTGACGCTGCTCCTGTACGGCATCAAGGGTAAACCTCACTGTCCTGTTTTCAGCTTTACGATCAAGAGCGGCACTTCCAATGGCTATATGGAATATATTCTCTTCAGCCGCCAGGGGGTGAATTGCATCTGAAGCCCAGCTTGAACAGGAGATGACAGTGTGAAGTTTGTCCTCAAAGCGGATTAGTTCCTGGAAAACGTTGACAGCACTTTGTTTGTCAGCACCACCATCTTTAAAAACAAGTTCATAAAGTTGATTATATTTTTCAGCGCCAATCATGATTGCTTTTTGTTGCTCCAAAGCAATGTCAGAAAATGCTGATGAAAAAGGCAGTATGACCCCGATAACAGGTTTACCGGAATTATCATTTTTGTCCTGGGCAAGTATCACGCCAGGATTAAATGAGTATAATTGTAAAGCAAAAATAATTGTCAACAGGTATGTTACTTTTGGCATTCCTACCCTCCTGAATATGAATGATTGATTCTGATAAACAATTGAATTTATTAGTTTGCCGTATGAACTTTTTTTGTCGGGGTTTCATTTAAAGCTATTATCTCTTATATGCAACCATAACCTTAACCCCAGCTTCCGCATGTTTAGTCGAAATTCTATGTTATTTCAAAATGTTATCTTATTTCAGGCTTATTTTTTCGGCACTACTTTTGTGGCGATGTAAGAATATCGGAACACGGATACGATGAACTGGTAGAAGATGGGCTGAATGTCAGAGAAGTACTCGGTAGCAACCTTACATAAAGAACCTTTTAAACATCAAGCTCAGACGATCAGGTCTTCATGAGCGTGAATACGGGCCTGCCTTTTTCGCTTGTAATCCCCACCAAAAAATGGTTACTTGACCGGAATTTGATTAAACAGGGACTTTTCAAGGCTTTTCTGATAATACCCAGGGAACAGGCTGGGGGCAAGCCATTGGCTAATTGAGAATAATGAAATGATGGTTAAAGAAAACAACTTGCCGTACAGAGGGAAAAAGTCATGACGACCCTGCGGCTATTTTCCAGCAGGTTCGATTCCGTGCCGGCAGCCACATCCTGGTATTTGGCGGACCTTGGCGAGGCACGGGGCAAACAGGAATTATTTTCCCGCCAATCGCCCCAGCGTCTCAAGGCTCTGCGGGAGCACGCCCTCGTTGAAAGCGCGGTGTCGTCCAACCGGATTGAAGGCGTTGAAGTCGATCAATCTCGTATTACCACCATCGTTTTCGGCCAGCCTCTTCTGAAGCACCGTGATGAGGAAGAAGTCCGGGGATACAGACAGGCCTTGACCTGGATTCATGATCAAGGCTTAAAAATCCCTGTATCCGAAGAAACGATTCTTCAGTTCCACCGTATGACACGCGGTGAGATCTGGGATGCCGGAAAATACAAGGAGAAAGACGGCGATATTATCGAAAAGTATCAGGATGGCCGGTCACGGGTCCGCTTCAGAACTGTTTCAGCCAAGGTTACACCGAGTTACATGAAGGAGATGATCGGATTGTACGAAGATGCCATCGGTGATCGTATAGTTCCAGGGTTTGTCCTTCTGGCTGCCTTCAACCTTGATTTTTTGTGCATCAACCCCTTTCGTGACGGCAACGGTCGTGTTTCAAGGCTGCTCTTGCTTCTGCAGTGTTACCATTTGGGTTTAGAGGTAGGACGGTATATCAGTCTGGAGCGCCTCATCGAACAGAACAAGGAACGATATTACGAGACCCTGGAGCAAAGTTCCCAGGGCTGGCATGAAGGCAAACACGACCCCTGGCCATACATCAATTTCATTCTTTCCATCATCAGGACGGCCTGTCTTGAATTTGAGCAGCGTATCGGGCGAATGCAGAGTCCCAAGGGCGAAAAAACAAGACTCGTATTACACGCTATCAACAACATATCTGGTTCTTTCAGTGTGGCCGAACTCCAAAACAAGTGCCCCAACGTTAGCGTGGATATGATCCGGCGCATTCTCAAAAATCTTCGGGCCAGGGATCAGGTTAAATGTCTAGGCCGCGGCCAGAACGCCCGGTGGGAAAAAACCGCCAAGTGGGAATTGGGTAATGTCCAATGAATTGGGTAACGCATTGGGTAATTTTAGGGATTTTCTGTTGCCAACCTCAAGAATTTCAGACAGTTCTTCCTTACGTTTCCAGATTTGGGAAAAGGCTACACGTTGCGTAGCGAATTGGGTTGGTCCCATTACCGGCTCATAATGCGGGTTCCTGATCCTGAATCGACAGAGAACAGTTCCTTGCTGCCAAATATCTGCGAGTCCTGCCCAGTGAGGATGAGCTGGCACGGGAACTGGATGCCAGACATGTGTTTAAGGTCAATAGGGAAGGAGGAAAAGAATGAGAGCAGAGCCGGGCTAACCTGCATTCCTGCCGCGACCCTGGCTGCATAGATATGGGCCTGGCTTTTTTTCTTGTAATCCACTGAAGAAAATGGTTACTTGACCTGAATTTGATTCAAAAGGGCTTTTTTAAAGGCTTTTCTGATAATATCCAGGGAACAGGGTGTGGTCATCAGTGCTCCAATGACAACCTGAAGACTCTTACAGTGCCCATTTTGAGGGTAAAACAGGCGTTCTAAGGCAGAATATCAGCCTGTTTTTGGAACGTATCATTTGAAAATTCAGCAGATTGGCTTGGTCCGACCCCAAACAACTGTTCCGCCAGATAATCTATAAGAAATCAATGGCCAGGAGATAAACATCCAACATGGTTTGCATCTCTTGAATTAACAACCAGCACCAATCAAAACAATGGAATACACCACCAAAAACGAAGTTAATGATCTTTCCATCTTTCAAGAAGACCAGAGGATTTATGATCAAAGAGCATGCGGCCGATTAAGAGGCAGTAGCACAAGTTTCCGAATTATCGACGCATTCTCCGGGGCTGGAGGTATGACTTTGGGATTTTCCGGGTTTCTCAACCACGCCTTTAAGCCGGTTTGGGCCAACGACTTCGATAAATACTGCGTTGAGACATACAATAAAAATTTCGGAGGACACTGTATTCCAGGAGACATTGTCGAGATATTGAAAAATCCCGCCATTACCATACCGGATGCTGACGTGGTAATCGGGGGGCCTCCTTGCCAGGGGTTCAGCCTGTTGAATAAAAATCGTGATGGCGATCCCAGAAAACAGCTTTGGAGGCCTTTTCTTGAAATTGTCGAACGTTCAGGGGCAAAGGCCTTTGTCATGGAAAACGTTCCTCAACTTTTAGGATCATTTGAGCACGGTGAAATTATCGGCATGGCCCAAGCCATGGGCTTCAAGGTCTGGGCCGAGGTACTATGCGCTGCAGACTATGGGGTCCCTCAGACCCGCCGCCGGGCGTTCATCATAGGATGCAGGATAATCGATCCCAAAGTGCTGTTTCCGCCACGAAAAACCCATTACAATCCCAATGGAAAAAACAGTAAGCATTCTTCGTCGTTATTAAAACTGAGCGATTATCTGCATAAGCCAAAGAAATGGAAGAGTGTCAGGGATGCAATAGGAGATTTGCCCCCGCCTGAAGGAACTGAAATAAGAAATGTTCCACCACCGTTGGATCTGCATTTTGGACGTAATCCTACTGAACTCAGCCGGAAAAGATACCGGGCAATCCCGGATGAGGGAATGAACCGCTTCGATCTGCAAAAAGTCGCCCCTGATCTCACACCCAAGTGCTGGCTCAGAAAAAAATCAGGTGGAACGGATTTATTTGGAAGGCTTTGGTGGGACAAACCTGCGTTCACCATCCGTACCGAGTTTTTTAAACCCGAAAAGGGCAGATATCTTCATCCTCAGCAACACAGACCCATAACCCACCGTGAAGCAGCCAGACTGCAGACCTTTCCGGATGAGTTCGTCCTCAAGGGAACCAAGATTGAAATTGCCAAGCAAATCGGCAATGCGGTTCCTCCTGTGATGGCGGCCCGTGTAGCGGACGTGGTTTACACTCTTTTGACCTTCAAGGGTTACCACAATGGTTGACTGCTTCAGCGAAGAAAAAAGAAGCTGGGTCATGAGCCGGGTAAAAGGCTGTAATACCAAACCTGAAATGATAGTGAGGTCCATGGTCTTTCGCATGGGATTCAGGTTTCGCCTCCATCGGAGAGATTTACCCGGAACCCCTGACATCGTCCTGCCCAGGCTCAAAAAAATCATATTCGTTCACGGATGTTTCTGGCATGGACATGAAAAGTGCTCCAAGCGTAAACGGCCGAATGAAAACCAGTCTTTCTGGAACAAGAAGCTCAACGACAATATCAATAGGGACAGGAACAACATTCAGCATTTGAAGGATCTGGGCTGGGACGTACTTGTGATTTGGGAATGTGAAACCAGAAATGCACAAAACTTGTCAAAAAAATTAGAGGTTTTTTTAAATGACGGTTGATCAGGAAAAAACACTTCAGGAAATCGAAAACCTGATTCTCAACTTCAAGGTCGAGCTTAAGAAGGATGACCTTCGATCAAAAGTAACTGCCTTGGTGCCGGTTTTCCATAAACTACGAAAGATGGGCCAATCGTTGGTCTCTTCAAAGCACACATCCTCTGCGAGAGAGCGTATTCTTTATTACTTTCGTAAATATCCCAAAGTGGTGATTGCCTGTGATGAACTGATGGTTGTCTCCGGAATACAGGATTACCCTCGAAGGATAAGGGAATTGAGGGTTCAGTTCGGTTGGTCCGTTGCTAGCGGTGTGACCATAAAGGAAATGCTTCTGGATCAGGAGGTGGAAATTCCTGATGAATACCGGGACATGAAACCAGACGATTATGTACTGCTTGATGAAGACCAGGACAGGGATGCGGCCCACCGGTGGAATCTGGCCAATAGCATTCGTAAAGAAAAAGGTTCGATTCGCAGCAAAATTCTCAAATATCTCCGGAAAAATGTGGGCAAACAGGTCACCAACTAAGAATTACGATATGTTTCAGGAAACAAAATGGAATGGGCAAGACGGGTCCGCGAGCTCAGGACTGAACTAGGGTGGCCCATAGTCACCAAGTCTACAGGCCGCCCGGACCTGGCAATAGGTGCCTACACGCTTGAAGCCGACCGTCAAGGTTATGAACACGATAGGAAGATACCAGACAATATTCGCAGGGAAGTGCTGCGGAGAGATGGATACAAATGCAGTGAGTGCAGCTGGTCACATGAAGAATGGAACCCCTCCGATCCAAGGCACCTCGAATTGCACCACATTCAATATCATGCGAAGGGTGGTAAGAATACAAAAGAAAACCTCCAAACTTTTTGTACTGTATGTCATGACAAGATTCATAAGGTTAAGAAGTGATTTTTTTTGTAGCCCGTCTTTCGACAAGGCCAGATACACGGACTGGGACCGCCGTGACGATATCAAGGCCGAACTCAAGGCTGATCTGATCATTCTCCTGGCCGAGCACGGCTATCCCCCGGTGGACCGGGATGAAGTATATAAGGAAATCTTTGAACAGGCTGAGAATTTCAAGAAGTATCAAACCAGGGTCGGGGCTTGAAAGGTCCCGTGCCATAGACCAGGCTAAGCAGATACATTGGAATAAATCTTTTGTTGCAGCGTGAAAAAATATCTTTCCAACCTTTAACAAAACATATATGAGCTAAAGCATGAACCTTGAACAAATATTCTATGCACTAATCATTATTGGCATTCTGCTCATTGCAGGAAAAATAATTCGTCGCAAATTCGAAATCTTTCAAAAGCTATTCATACCCGCGTCCATCATTGCCGGCTTTATCGGGCTGATTTTAGGCCACCAGGTCCTTGGCAACGGTCTTCAATTGATAATCAAACAAGAACACTGGCTCTGGCAGGGTCTATTCCCGCAAAGCATTCTTGATGTCTGGTCAGGACTTCCCGGGCTGCTTATAAGCGTGGTTTTTGCTGCCCTGTTTCTCGGCAAAAAAATTCCTCCAGTAAAAGAAATCTGGCATAAAGCAGGCCCCATGGTGGCTCATGGTCAAACCATGGCCTGGGGACAATATGTAATAGGCATTTCCCTTGCTCTTTTTCTGCTGACTCCCGTGTGGGGCATCAGCCCCTTATCCGGAGCACTGATAGAAATCAGCTTTGAAGGCGGCCATGGGACTGCTGCAGGCCTTGCCGATACTTTTAAGGAGCTTGGTTTTGCAGATGGAGCAGATCTGGCTCTGGCGCTGGCAACTGTTGGGGTTGTAATGGGAACTCTTCTTGGCATTTTGCTCATCAACTGGGGAGTTCGTACTGGCAGGATTAATCCCCCTGACAAAACCAGCAGTCAGGACATGGAAGAACTTGCAGACCATGATGAAAGAGAGACCCAAAATCTTGATATTGATAAATTCAGCGCCATGACCGAGCCTCTTTCCCTGCATCTGGCTTTGGTCGGTGCAGCCATAGGCTTTGGCTGGCTTTTACATCAGGGACTTATGATCTTGGAACGAATGGCTTTTGGTGGAAGTGACTTTGAACTTATGCGCCACGTGCCTCTTTTTCCCCTGGCCATGATTGGCGGCGTCCTTATCCAGATCTTTCTGGATAAAGTACATTACTCAAAATACATTGACCGCAAACTTATAAATCGCATTTCTGGTGCAGCATTAGATATACTTATTGTTTCTGCCCTGGCTACACTGTCATTAATGGCCATTGGCGAAAATATCTATCCCTTTTTAATAATTGCAGCTGCAGGAATAGCCTGGAACCTCTTTGGTTTTATCGTGCTTGCCCCGCTTATGTTTCCGAGAAACTCTTTTGCCATGGGCATGGGTAACTTTGGGCAATGCATGGGAATGACAGTCATAGGACTTCTGCTTATGCGTATTGTTGACCCTGACAACAAAACAGGTGCCATGGAAAGCTTTGGCTACAAGCAGCTGATGTTTGAGCCGGTTGTAGGAGGAGGCTTGTTCACTGCAGCTTCCCTGCCACTAATCTATCAATTCGGCCCTGCACCAATACTCGCTGGAACTTCGGTCTTAGCTCTGGCATGGCTGATATTTGGACTGATTTATTTCGGACCACAAAAAAACAGCAAAAAAATGCAAAACACAGAGGAAGATGCTGCTCAGTAACTCTATCATTGGTGGCAGGATTCAGGAGCTTCCAGTCAAATTTGCCAACTGATCTTGTTCCTGAAAATATTGTCATAGTATTCTAATGCGGGTTGTGCCCACAACCCAATTTAAACAAGGATCGTTTCAACCCGGGGCGATAACCGTATTTTTCAGACTAAAGGCTAAAGGCTAAAGGCTGAAGGCTAAAGGCTGAAGGCTGAAGAATAAGGACCCTGGATATTATTGCTCTTGTCAGGGTTAAAAAATTTCTTTTTTTCTACAGGACTGTGGCAGTAAGTTACTAAGGTTAAAACCCGATTGTGACGGCTTGACACTGCTTCCTGCCTGGAGGGGGACTGTCCATGCTTCGGGACTGTCTCCAAGTGACTTTTCAGAAACGCGTAGTGCACCCTTTAGTCAGATGTCTTTTCACCAGAATTGAAGGAAAAAATGTGCAATCTTTAAAAGAGCTTTACCGCTACGGCATGGGGCCTTCCAGCAGCCATACCATGGGGCCCAGACGGGCTGCGGAAATATTTCGCGAGCGTAACTCAAAAGCCTGCCAGATAAAGGTGGATCTTTACGGAAGCCTGAGTCTGACCGGCAAAGGACACCTTACAGACCAGGCAATATTATCGGGCCTTGCACCCTTATCCTGCGAAATTATCTGGCATGAGAGCAGTCTTGACTTTCATCCCAATGGCATGCGCTTCAGATCTTTTGATGGCAACAACAATCTGCTGGAAGAATGGACTGTATTCAGTATTGGAGGCGGAGAACTGCGTGAACTGGGGCAATGTCAGGCAGAAACCCCTTATGTGTACAAGCAGGATTCCATGGCCATGGTGCTGGAGTGGACCGAAAAGACCGGCCAGCCCATATGGTCTCTAACAATGGAAACCGAGGGCCCATCACTTTGGGAATATTTGAAATTTGTCTGGGCCAAGATCAAACAGTCAGCTGAAGAAGGTCTTGGTAAAGAAGGCTGTCTGCCTGGTGGCCTGCACCTCAAGCGCAAAGCCCATAGCTTTATGGCCAGAACAAAACAGCTGCATAAAAAATCACAGCGCACAGCACTCCTTTCAGCTTACGCCCTGGCTGTATCCGAGCAGAATGCTGCTGGGGGTTTTGTTGTGACTGCGCCAACCTGCGGATCGTGCGGGGTGCTCCCTGCGGTTCTTCTTTATCTGAAAAAAGAGCTCAAAGTCTCTGAGGACAGCATAATCAAGGCCATGGCCACTGCCGGCATTGTGGGCAATCTGGTTAAGAGAAACGCCTCTATTTCTGGTGCAGAGGTGGGCTGTCAGGGTGAGGTGGGAGTAGCCTGTGCCATGGCTTCTGCTGCAGCTGCTCAATTGATGGGAGGTACACCGCATCAGGTGGAGTATGCTGCTGAAATTGGTCTTGAGCATCATCTGGGACTGACATGTGATCCGGTTTTGGGGCTGGTGCAAGTCCCCTGCATAGAACGAAATGCATTTGGTGCCATAAGAGGCCTGGCTGCTGCTGAATATTCCCTGCTTTCAGACGGTCGTCACCTGATAAGTTTTGACCAGGTGGTGGATGTTATGCAGCAGACCGGACATGACCTCCCAAGTTTATACCGGGAAACATCCCAGGGCGGTCTGGCCAGGGCATTCAAACCTCAAAATAATGCAAGAGTTTAGTCTTTTTGTAAGTAAACAGAGGACAGGTACACCGCGCCCCCTCGTTCCCAGGCTCCAGCCTGGGGACGTTAAGTACTTGCGGCTCCAGCCGCTTCTTAATATCAAAACCTGGATTCCGGCTTTCGCCGGAATGACGATAATGAGCTTCACTTTGCTTTAACCGTCACCCCGGATCCCGGATCAAGGTCCGGGACAGGCTTTGATCCGGGGTCCAGTTTTTTTGAAGTTACTTATAAAATTATAAGGAATAACAAAATGCATAGTCAAAACAAACAGGTATCGCCGGGCACTGGGCTCATTATTGCCTGCTCAGCTCTAATTGCAGGCAATCTGGTGGGGGCTGGGATTCTTGGTCTGCCAATAAATACAGGACTTGCAGGTCTTGGTCCATCAATGCTGGCCATGATTGCAGGCGGGGCAATGATGTTTTTAACCGCTGTAATCCTTGGAGAGCAGTCAGCCAAAGGCCGAAACGAGACTTTTGACTACCCTTCCCTGTATGAAACTTTTCTGGGCAGATTCGGCAAATGGGCAGCCATCATTGCCAATATGATAATCCTTTATGGACTGCTAACCGCATATTTTACTGGAGGAGCTAAGATTGTAGCCAGTCTGGCAGGAATTGAGGGTCAGGCAACGCTGGTTACCCTGTTTTTTGCCATGCCCCTGATCGTGCTGACATGCATAAACTTATCCATTATTCAGCGCCTGAATACTTTTCTGGTGATTTTTCTTGCTGGAACGTTTATTCTGCTGGTGGCCTTAAGTTCCGGACACGTAGAATTATCAAGGGCTAATTATTCAGACTGGTTTTTTTTACCAGCCACCCTGCCCATCATTGTTACGGCATTTCATTTCCATAACATAATCCCCACGGTCAGCACTCAGCTGAACTGGGATATGAAGGCTTTTAAAAAGGCAGTATTGCTGGGAATGTTTATGGCCTTTATCATGAATTCCCTGTGGGTTCTGGTGGGCATCGGAGTGGTACCCCTGACTGGCGAAAACAGTATTCTTGCTGCCTGGCACACCAATACTCCGGCTACAATTCCCATGGGAGTCATTATTGCAAATCCTGTATTTATAATAATGGGATCTGTTTTTGCCCTGGTGGCCATTTCCACATCATTTCTTGCCAATGGTCTGGGTTTACAGGGATTTCTCCGTGATCTTCTCTATAACACCTTTGGAATAAACAACCGGGTTATGGTTATCTTTGCCACCTTTACCCCCCCTCTTCTAACTGCGCTTGTCTATCCTGATATCTTTCTCAAAGCTCTGGACATTGTTGGAGGCGTCGGCATTGTAATTTTATTCGGCATCCTTCCTACACTCATAGTCATCTTAGATAAAGCCCATTCTACCAAAATGCGCATTATATGCAGTCTGGCCTTAGTTTTTGCAGGAGCCATCCTGTTGATGGAAATTTTTCAGGAAATAGGAATGCTGCGCCTTCATCCGTGGGCGGACATCCATGCTTCAGGTAATTAACTTGAGAGTTCAAGGTCCCTGGTTTTTTCGTTCTTGGTTGTAAGCTCTTCACCCGGGCGGACCGGGACCGCACCTGTGAGTAACTTTAAGACTCTGTCACTTTTCTGAAAACTGGGACAGTCCCCGCGAGGTACTATAAAAAAGATTGATACTGCATTGGTTCCTGGAAGAGATTTGCTTAAATGAAAAAATTTACACAGCGAGGGACAGTCCCTGTGCCAGGCGCAAAGTTCCCATCTTTGACGGAACTTTTCAGGCAAATGTGCATGAATCATAAGCAGAAATCGTAAAAATGTGAAAACTGTAACCAACTGATTTTATTAGAAAAACGATTCTAGTTACTTGTAAGAAATAAAGTCAATATATTTGCATAGGATGTAGCGCACCAGGCAGGCTATCTTAGTGATGGCGGGCAACTTTGTGATCATGAAGGGGAGCATTCAAGGCTTGACTGCCGTATTTGGTACTTTCCTCAATTTTTCAATATTAATTCTGTTGGATATAATTCGCAAAACCGTGCTGAATCTCCACTTTCCGGGACAAAAGTCATGGCGCTGGGGACATATCACTTAGAGAAAGGCCTATGAATTCAGCAGTGTATTGCTGATGCGAAGCCAGAATGTTGACAGCTTTTCTGCGAAGAACATTAAGATTAATATGTTTTTTGTTTAGTTTTACTTCAGCCATGACCAGTTTTTTGTCCATATCATTGACCGCCACGATATCGATCTCATTTTTATTCTTGCGCTCCCATGAAGGTCCAATGCGGTTGAATTTTCCAGACAGTTTCATCTCTTGAATAAAGTACTTTTCCAGGAATGCCCCGCTGAAGGTGTCCAAGTCACGCTGTACTACATTGAATACATAGTCCATGTTGCCCATCTCTACGGCACTCAGGTTTTTGAAAATGAAGCGAAACCAGAAGTTAAGAAAGTTATCATCTATGGCATACTTCTGATTTCTACTTCCTGGTTTGGCGAAAAGCGGTCTGACCTTGTGGATGATTCCATAGTCTTTTTCCATTCGTTCCAAGTGGCCGCCGATATTTTTCCCAAGAAGACTTTCCATTTCAGGTCTGGCTGTTCTTGAACCGGCAATAAGGGATAAAATTGAAAAATAGGTTGCATGATCCTTTCCAAATTCATCAATCAATACATCGCGGCCCTCATAGAGAAAAAAAGAATGCTCATCAAGCACAGCCCGGATCATGCTGTCCAGGCTCAGGGCATTTTGTTCAACCAGCAGCTCAATGTATCTGGCAATTCCTCCAGTAAGCATAAAAAAACACAGCAAATCCCTGTTTGAATAATCCGGATGGTAATCACTCATTATCTGCTTGAGAATGTTTGTGCCAAGAGGTTTAAGCACTATTTTCCTGTCTGCCCGGCCATAAAGAGGCTCTTTGCTGTTTTCAAAGATTTTTTTCATTAAAGAATATACAGAACCACAAAGCACAAGGTTCATTTTTGAACGTTCTTTGTATGTATCCCAGAGGTGCTGTATTTCAGAATATACAGCAGGATTGACCGTAACAAACTCCTGGAATTCATCTATTGCAAGGGTAAATGGATGATTGCAGGAGTACTCAAGCAGATACTCAAATATCTGGGAAAAGCTTGAAATCTGGCCTATGATTTTAGCTCCCAGGGATTCCTGAATAATACTGCAGTACTCTTCACAAAGTAAGTTTTCATTTTTTTTGGCTACAAAAAAATATACAAGATTATCAGAAGAAAATGCCTCTTTGATTAATCTGGTTTTACCAACTCTTCTTCTTCCGACAATAAAGGTCATTCTGGCTTTTTGTCTTGACTGTAAACGCATATCCTGCAGGATCTTCAGCTCAGCTTCCCTGTCATAAAAACGCATGGGCACACTCCGGTATTGCAATTCATGTATCCAGAATCATCGAAACCAGGGTTATCGTAACCCCTGTTTCAATTTCTATATTACATGTCCTGATGAAAGTCCAGTCTGATTTGTTTTTGGGGAAAGAGTCAGGAATCAGGAATCAGATTGATCGTCATGGGGGCAGACCTGACCAAGCGATTGAATTAATCAACCTGCGATTTAACATCCTCGCAGGTTCGATTCCGAACCAGCGGGGTGAGGAGATTGCAAGTAACTACAAAAAACTGGCCACCGGATCAAAGCCTGTCCCGGACCTTGATCCGGGATCCGGGGCTACGATATTTTAAATGCAACTGAGGAGTCTGTTCAGAGCCTCAACCAGCTTATCTTTATCCACAGGCTTGGGAATATAGTCA is drawn from Desulfonatronovibrio magnus and contains these coding sequences:
- a CDS encoding ABC transporter substrate-binding protein, with the translated sequence MPKVTYLLTIIFALQLYSFNPGVILAQDKNDNSGKPVIGVILPFSSAFSDIALEQQKAIMIGAEKYNQLYELVFKDGGADKQSAVNVFQELIRFEDKLHTVISCSSWASDAIHPLAAEENIFHIAIGSAALDRKAENRTVRFTLDAVQEQRQLNEYLESFERIAVMGMDNNLGKSWIEMLKNRFPDRIVADHVYDPQQLDIRTKLKDIYNSSPDALVLISAGEAAEIAKKARLSGINSQLVGTRPIERSELLNEPEFTNGLVYTYPSYNLDHSFIADFEALHQEIPGFFGVEAFDAITTLSQAMENGLSRPDELFRWYEGKIFTGALGRVEFNAQGDASYPYLYKEIAEGKFKVADFQFPMLLKSAEEELTSILAQMDKNIAKAAKKLSHTGLTGPEASKILQNLYSENPYAFNSVSVDRKGIIKNVAPDIYEEVIGKDISNQEQIIRLHETQKPVLSQAIPMVEGFVSIDLEYPVFDSDNEFIGSVSILLKPEFFASVIEQKVYNFPVEMLVLQTDGTIIYEINEEEIGKNAFYDPMYEDFPSVIKVARKMVKEPEGKGEYRFMDAYMDQIVEKKIIWTSIGLHGTEYRLGLIYSGS
- a CDS encoding Fic family protein, with protein sequence MTTLRLFSSRFDSVPAATSWYLADLGEARGKQELFSRQSPQRLKALREHALVESAVSSNRIEGVEVDQSRITTIVFGQPLLKHRDEEEVRGYRQALTWIHDQGLKIPVSEETILQFHRMTRGEIWDAGKYKEKDGDIIEKYQDGRSRVRFRTVSAKVTPSYMKEMIGLYEDAIGDRIVPGFVLLAAFNLDFLCINPFRDGNGRVSRLLLLLQCYHLGLEVGRYISLERLIEQNKERYYETLEQSSQGWHEGKHDPWPYINFILSIIRTACLEFEQRIGRMQSPKGEKTRLVLHAINNISGSFSVAELQNKCPNVSVDMIRRILKNLRARDQVKCLGRGQNARWEKTAKWELGNVQ
- a CDS encoding DNA cytosine methyltransferase; this encodes MEYTTKNEVNDLSIFQEDQRIYDQRACGRLRGSSTSFRIIDAFSGAGGMTLGFSGFLNHAFKPVWANDFDKYCVETYNKNFGGHCIPGDIVEILKNPAITIPDADVVIGGPPCQGFSLLNKNRDGDPRKQLWRPFLEIVERSGAKAFVMENVPQLLGSFEHGEIIGMAQAMGFKVWAEVLCAADYGVPQTRRRAFIIGCRIIDPKVLFPPRKTHYNPNGKNSKHSSSLLKLSDYLHKPKKWKSVRDAIGDLPPPEGTEIRNVPPPLDLHFGRNPTELSRKRYRAIPDEGMNRFDLQKVAPDLTPKCWLRKKSGGTDLFGRLWWDKPAFTIRTEFFKPEKGRYLHPQQHRPITHREAARLQTFPDEFVLKGTKIEIAKQIGNAVPPVMAARVADVVYTLLTFKGYHNG
- a CDS encoding very short patch repair endonuclease, producing MVDCFSEEKRSWVMSRVKGCNTKPEMIVRSMVFRMGFRFRLHRRDLPGTPDIVLPRLKKIIFVHGCFWHGHEKCSKRKRPNENQSFWNKKLNDNINRDRNNIQHLKDLGWDVLVIWECETRNAQNLSKKLEVFLNDG
- a CDS encoding HNH endonuclease, whose product is MEWARRVRELRTELGWPIVTKSTGRPDLAIGAYTLEADRQGYEHDRKIPDNIRREVLRRDGYKCSECSWSHEEWNPSDPRHLELHHIQYHAKGGKNTKENLQTFCTVCHDKIHKVKK
- a CDS encoding type I restriction enzyme endonuclease domain-containing protein; its protein translation is MTRFIRLRSDFFCSPSFDKARYTDWDRRDDIKAELKADLIILLAEHGYPPVDRDEVYKEIFEQAENFKKYQTRVGA
- a CDS encoding sodium/glutamate symporter gives rise to the protein MNLEQIFYALIIIGILLIAGKIIRRKFEIFQKLFIPASIIAGFIGLILGHQVLGNGLQLIIKQEHWLWQGLFPQSILDVWSGLPGLLISVVFAALFLGKKIPPVKEIWHKAGPMVAHGQTMAWGQYVIGISLALFLLTPVWGISPLSGALIEISFEGGHGTAAGLADTFKELGFADGADLALALATVGVVMGTLLGILLINWGVRTGRINPPDKTSSQDMEELADHDERETQNLDIDKFSAMTEPLSLHLALVGAAIGFGWLLHQGLMILERMAFGGSDFELMRHVPLFPLAMIGGVLIQIFLDKVHYSKYIDRKLINRISGAALDILIVSALATLSLMAIGENIYPFLIIAAAGIAWNLFGFIVLAPLMFPRNSFAMGMGNFGQCMGMTVIGLLLMRIVDPDNKTGAMESFGYKQLMFEPVVGGGLFTAASLPLIYQFGPAPILAGTSVLALAWLIFGLIYFGPQKNSKKMQNTEEDAAQ
- a CDS encoding L-serine ammonia-lyase, whose protein sequence is MQSLKELYRYGMGPSSSHTMGPRRAAEIFRERNSKACQIKVDLYGSLSLTGKGHLTDQAILSGLAPLSCEIIWHESSLDFHPNGMRFRSFDGNNNLLEEWTVFSIGGGELRELGQCQAETPYVYKQDSMAMVLEWTEKTGQPIWSLTMETEGPSLWEYLKFVWAKIKQSAEEGLGKEGCLPGGLHLKRKAHSFMARTKQLHKKSQRTALLSAYALAVSEQNAAGGFVVTAPTCGSCGVLPAVLLYLKKELKVSEDSIIKAMATAGIVGNLVKRNASISGAEVGCQGEVGVACAMASAAAAQLMGGTPHQVEYAAEIGLEHHLGLTCDPVLGLVQVPCIERNAFGAIRGLAAAEYSLLSDGRHLISFDQVVDVMQQTGHDLPSLYRETSQGGLARAFKPQNNARV